acttttaaacacattttagaattgatgtatctagactataatagtTATGCACGCTCCTTAGGATCAGAGAGAGTAATAAGAAAAAATGACATGTTAtcaacttgttcaaaaaatgaCGTGTTATCAATCATCACTCCACCGTAAACGTGTCTTTCATATATAAGATCAGAGGGAGTAATAAGAAACAAATGACATGTTATCGATCATCACTCCACCGTAAACGTGTCTTTCATGAAACCAGCTTAACCTACACACTTCTGTCTCCTAAGATCCATAAAAAGGGGATCTAAAAATTTTCACAATATTAGAGCAGATATACCAGATCATGTACAACATAAAGAGTGTGCATTTTCTCTTgtgtataagaaaaataaaatgaaataattatgTTGAGAGTGGGATTTGAACCCACGCCCTTTCGGACCAGAACCTTAATCTGGCGCCTTAGACCAACTCGGCCATCTCAACTTGATGCTACTCAATCTCGCAAACCATAATTTATCTTCGTAAACCAAAACAATTCCAAGAGAGCAAGTTCGAACAAACAGAAGTAACCAAAACTGTGCATGTGTTTCTTCCTCCTCGCACCAGAGGCATGAAGAATCAGAACTTGATCCCATCTCTTCCAGACGACGTCGCCGTAAACTGTCTCGCACGTGTCCCTCGCTCACAACACACAACTCTCTCTCTCGTTTCAAAACCAATCCGTTCTCTCATATCTTCTCCACTCTTCTTCACCGCTCGTTCTCTCATTCACTCTACCCAACACATCCTCTACCTCTCACTTCGCTCACGCGCCACCACTCTTCAATGGTTCACGCTCCACAATAATCACCGCCTCATTCCTCTACCTCCTCCCCCTTCTCCCGCTCTTGGCTCCTGTTACGCCGTCATCGGCCACACAATCTACATCATCGGTGGTTCAATCAACGATATCCCTTCCCGTCATGTTTGGATCCTCGATTGCCGCTTCCACCGCTGGCTTCCCGGTCCTTCCATGCGTGTCTCACGTGAATTCGCCGCTGCTGGTGTTATTGACGGCAAAATTTACGTAATCGGCGGTTGCGTTCCTGATAATTGGTCTAAATCAGCTAATTGGGCGGAGGTTTTCGATCCAGCCACTAGCCGCTGGGAAGGCATTCCTAGCCCGCCGGAGATTCGTGAGAAGTGGATGCATGCCAGTGCTGTCATGGACGGCAAGGTTTACGCCATGGCTGATCGCGGTGGTGTTTCACTCGATCCAAGTAGCCGCGCGTGGGAGAGCGTGGGGACCGAGCTTGACCTCGGGTGGCGAGGGAGGGCTTGTGTTGTCAATGGAATTCTGTATTGCTATGATTACTTGGGGAAAATCAAAGGTTTTGATGTGAAAAATAGTTTGTGGAAGGAATTGAAGGGTTTGAGTAAAGGTTTGCCGAGGTTTCTTTGTGGAGCTACAATGGCTAATGTTGGTGGAAAATTGGTTGTGGTTTGGGAGTGCCATGGGTATTTGAATAGGAAggggaaagaaaaagaaatggaGATTTGGTGTGCTGAGATTGCTGTGAATAAGAACAAGGATGGTGAATTGTCGGGTGAAGTTTGTTGGGTAAAAAATGTTCTCTCTGTTCCAAAAGGATCCTCCATTGTTCATT
This portion of the Trifolium pratense cultivar HEN17-A07 linkage group LG3, ARS_RC_1.1, whole genome shotgun sequence genome encodes:
- the LOC123915795 gene encoding F-box/kelch-repeat protein SKIP6-like, which codes for MKNQNLIPSLPDDVAVNCLARVPRSQHTTLSLVSKPIRSLISSPLFFTARSLIHSTQHILYLSLRSRATTLQWFTLHNNHRLIPLPPPPSPALGSCYAVIGHTIYIIGGSINDIPSRHVWILDCRFHRWLPGPSMRVSREFAAAGVIDGKIYVIGGCVPDNWSKSANWAEVFDPATSRWEGIPSPPEIREKWMHASAVMDGKVYAMADRGGVSLDPSSRAWESVGTELDLGWRGRACVVNGILYCYDYLGKIKGFDVKNSLWKELKGLSKGLPRFLCGATMANVGGKLVVVWECHGYLNRKGKEKEMEIWCAEIAVNKNKDGELSGEVCWVKNVLSVPKGSSIVHCSSVAL